The following are encoded in a window of Fibrobacter sp. UWP2 genomic DNA:
- a CDS encoding geranylgeranylglyceryl/heptaprenylglyceryl phosphate synthase has translation MKPGKTELRLNAEIEKRGALFAVLIDPDTSDEAAFVKAGAMAAENGADLLLVGGSYLGNFTLPKQVAALKANVDLPVVLFPGGASQVVPGFDAMLFMTLVSGRNPNYLIDEQVRGGALVRALNMEAIPTAYQLINSGKRTTVEYISGTMPVPANKPKLSMVNSIAAELMGMRYVYLEAGSGAEEPVPVEHIAYTRRATEMTIITGGGIKDPQTAAVRVAAGAQIIVTGTLWEKVNDPALLKEFAVAIHTKG, from the coding sequence ATGAAACCTGGTAAGACCGAACTTCGCCTGAACGCAGAAATCGAAAAGCGCGGTGCCTTGTTTGCCGTGCTCATTGACCCGGACACGTCCGATGAGGCCGCGTTCGTGAAGGCGGGCGCGATGGCCGCCGAGAACGGCGCCGACCTGCTGCTCGTGGGCGGTTCTTACCTGGGTAACTTCACGCTCCCCAAGCAGGTGGCTGCCCTCAAGGCCAACGTGGACCTGCCCGTGGTCCTTTTTCCGGGTGGCGCCTCGCAGGTGGTTCCCGGTTTCGACGCGATGCTTTTCATGACGCTCGTGAGCGGCCGCAACCCGAACTACCTGATTGACGAACAGGTGCGCGGTGGCGCGCTCGTGCGTGCGCTCAACATGGAAGCCATCCCGACGGCTTACCAGCTCATCAACAGCGGCAAGCGCACGACGGTGGAATACATCAGCGGTACCATGCCGGTGCCCGCCAACAAGCCCAAGCTCAGCATGGTGAATTCCATTGCCGCCGAACTCATGGGCATGCGCTATGTGTACCTCGAGGCCGGCAGCGGCGCCGAGGAACCGGTCCCTGTGGAGCACATCGCCTACACCCGCCGTGCCACCGAAATGACCATCATTACGGGCGGCGGCATCAAGGATCCGCAGACGGCTGCGGTGCGTGTGGCTGCCGGTGCGCAGATTATTGTAACCGGGACTCTTTGGGAAAAAGTGAATGACCCCGCCCTTTTAAAGGAGTTTGCGGTGGCCATCCATACAAAAGGCTAA
- a CDS encoding ABC transporter ATP-binding protein has translation MIQIEHLHKTYRSGFLMKPKLALKDVSFNVEDGQVYGFIGPNGAGKSTTIKVLTGLLNFDSGKVLVNGISPRDVKSRRYIGYSPEQPYFYDYLTGRELLRFYGKLVGLDGAKLDKRITWALELLHANKDWIDRRLRSYSKGMMQRVGIAQAILGKPKLLILDEPMSGLDPMGRRDVREAIQQLNRDGVTIFYSSHLLSDVESISHKVAMIVDGKIVREGTVDEITESCGVEYHVRTRKAILESDLPQGVSLTGHPEEFVCEDDAARDRLLGYCLANGIAVEKMDHKRPSLEDILTEEIARADA, from the coding sequence ATGATCCAGATTGAGCATTTGCACAAGACCTACCGCAGCGGCTTTTTAATGAAGCCGAAGCTCGCCCTCAAGGACGTGAGCTTTAATGTTGAGGACGGTCAGGTTTACGGCTTTATTGGCCCCAATGGGGCGGGCAAGTCCACCACCATCAAGGTGCTGACGGGCCTGTTGAATTTTGATTCGGGCAAGGTGCTGGTGAACGGCATCAGCCCGCGCGATGTGAAGAGCCGCCGCTACATCGGTTACTCCCCGGAGCAGCCGTACTTTTACGATTACCTCACGGGGCGCGAGCTCCTGCGCTTCTACGGCAAGCTGGTGGGACTCGACGGTGCGAAACTTGACAAGCGCATCACCTGGGCGCTCGAGCTTCTGCACGCGAACAAGGACTGGATCGACCGCCGCCTGCGTTCGTACTCCAAGGGCATGATGCAGCGCGTGGGCATTGCGCAGGCGATTCTCGGCAAGCCGAAACTCTTGATTCTCGACGAGCCGATGAGCGGGCTCGACCCGATGGGCCGCCGCGACGTGCGCGAGGCTATACAGCAGCTGAACCGCGATGGCGTGACTATCTTCTATTCGAGCCACCTGCTGAGCGACGTTGAAAGCATTAGCCACAAGGTCGCGATGATCGTGGATGGCAAGATTGTGCGAGAAGGTACAGTCGACGAGATTACCGAGTCGTGCGGGGTGGAATACCACGTGCGTACGCGCAAGGCGATTCTCGAGAGCGACCTGCCGCAGGGCGTTTCGCTTACGGGACACCCGGAAGAATTCGTGTGCGAGGACGATGCCGCCCGCGACCGCCTGCTGGGCTACTGCCTTGCGAACGGGATTGCGGTCGAGAAGATGGACCACAAGCGTCCGAGCCTCGAGGACATTTTGACGGAGGAGATTGCACGTGCAGACGCTTAA
- a CDS encoding ABC transporter permease produces MQTLKYIAVIAHNTFRESIRDKILYNIVFLAIALTLFSIVLGEWSVFDRAYVIKSTTLSVMSLSGLLISIFVGISLVQKEIQRRTVLTLLSKPISRVTFIVGKYFGLLAVVAVHLTLLTVIYYLMLFVMNAEPTASLLLAIYLIFCEMAVVIAVALLFSSFSSTILSALFTLGVYFAGHLSNELLEQVRFASRMGEMGDASTALLEKAAVVIHAIFPGLYRYNVTSYVVHGLALPDMYLFWNTVYALGYVGVFLAIASWWFSRRDFL; encoded by the coding sequence GTGCAGACGCTTAAGTATATTGCGGTTATCGCTCACAACACATTCCGCGAATCTATCCGCGACAAGATTCTCTACAACATCGTGTTCCTCGCGATTGCGCTCACCCTGTTCAGCATCGTGCTTGGCGAATGGTCGGTGTTTGACCGCGCCTACGTGATCAAGTCCACTACGCTTTCGGTGATGAGCCTCTCGGGCCTCCTGATTTCCATCTTCGTGGGTATCAGCCTGGTGCAGAAGGAAATCCAGCGGCGCACGGTGCTCACGCTGCTTTCTAAGCCGATTAGTCGCGTGACGTTTATCGTGGGCAAGTACTTTGGCCTCCTTGCCGTGGTGGCGGTACACCTCACGCTTTTGACGGTCATCTACTACCTGATGCTTTTCGTGATGAACGCGGAACCGACGGCGAGTCTGCTCCTTGCCATATACCTCATCTTCTGCGAGATGGCGGTGGTGATTGCGGTGGCGCTCCTGTTCAGCAGTTTCAGCAGCACGATTCTTTCGGCGCTCTTTACGCTGGGCGTGTACTTTGCGGGCCACCTGAGCAACGAGCTGTTGGAACAGGTGAGGTTTGCAAGTCGCATGGGCGAGATGGGCGATGCCTCTACGGCATTGCTCGAAAAGGCTGCGGTGGTGATACACGCGATTTTCCCGGGGCTCTACCGCTACAACGTGACGAGTTACGTTGTGCACGGGCTTGCGCTCCCGGATATGTATTTGTTCTGGAACACCGTCTATGCACTCGGTTACGTGGGAGTATTCCTCGCGATTGCAAGCTGGTGGTTTAGCCGGAGGGATTTCCTATGA
- a CDS encoding type IV pilus twitching motility protein PilT produces the protein MRNLYMAKVLVHNKMVTQDQVDAHWAEANDQVDIGQVLVKAGLLQQAVYEKVLAFVKNLEAKNAAAQPAAESAAPKRSTMSIPAVKPVGVPTPAAPSPVKAEPKDEEPTLQIEGNNIYGESTSSNLDVEKVSGLETTSIASIGITTEDGSDESAEEGELPSRFAVATGEGTAVEAPETLTNKMNLKKMIAYARKFGATDIYLFADRQVVMRQSGALFPVTDQTLDKTRLTELLSEASEGFADGYKVAMGKNFSKTFGLPGVGRARITVTWNEVVPSIAIRVIQMESATLENLYLPPFCSKFAELHSGLVLIAGPASSGRSTTMTSFVETIAANRQCYIQTIERPIERVLQNPNGALAQKEVGLHVRSGIAGIELAMRDGADVICFDHLESMDELSLLLQAANAGALVFAVTNGNNIHALLSRLLASVPDANRSAFANSLAEQLKGVIVQHLIPVVQNQGLVLAAEAMRISSTVANMIRKCDLSQVAAAISSQKDQGITLDDSLQKCLESGYIEGSEAWKRAYDSRRFAAYRPTGKEA, from the coding sequence ATGAGAAACCTGTATATGGCGAAGGTCCTCGTCCACAACAAGATGGTGACGCAGGATCAGGTGGATGCCCATTGGGCCGAGGCGAACGACCAGGTCGATATCGGCCAGGTCTTGGTGAAGGCCGGGCTCTTGCAACAGGCGGTTTACGAGAAGGTGCTTGCCTTCGTGAAGAACCTTGAAGCGAAGAATGCTGCCGCGCAGCCGGCGGCCGAGAGTGCCGCGCCCAAGCGTTCCACCATGTCCATCCCGGCGGTCAAACCGGTGGGTGTCCCGACCCCCGCGGCCCCGTCCCCGGTTAAGGCCGAGCCCAAGGACGAGGAGCCGACGCTCCAGATCGAGGGCAACAACATTTACGGTGAATCTACGTCCTCGAACCTTGATGTTGAAAAGGTCTCGGGTCTCGAGACCACGAGTATTGCAAGCATTGGCATCACTACCGAGGATGGTTCCGACGAGTCTGCCGAAGAAGGCGAACTCCCGAGCCGCTTTGCGGTGGCTACGGGCGAGGGCACTGCTGTCGAGGCCCCCGAAACGCTGACCAACAAGATGAACTTGAAAAAGATGATCGCGTATGCCCGCAAGTTCGGTGCGACCGACATCTACCTGTTTGCTGACCGCCAGGTGGTGATGCGCCAGTCCGGGGCTTTGTTCCCGGTGACGGATCAGACGCTCGACAAAACGCGCTTGACGGAACTTTTGTCCGAAGCCTCCGAAGGATTTGCCGATGGTTACAAGGTCGCCATGGGCAAGAACTTTAGCAAGACATTTGGGCTTCCCGGTGTCGGGCGCGCCCGCATCACGGTGACCTGGAATGAGGTGGTGCCGAGTATCGCGATCCGCGTAATCCAAATGGAATCGGCGACGCTCGAGAATCTTTACTTGCCTCCGTTCTGCAGCAAGTTCGCAGAGCTCCACAGCGGTCTTGTGCTTATTGCAGGGCCGGCGTCCAGTGGTCGTTCTACGACCATGACATCTTTTGTCGAGACGATTGCCGCCAACCGTCAATGCTACATCCAGACCATTGAACGCCCCATTGAGCGCGTGTTGCAGAACCCGAACGGGGCCCTCGCGCAAAAGGAAGTGGGTCTGCATGTGCGTTCTGGCATTGCAGGAATCGAGCTCGCCATGCGCGACGGCGCCGACGTGATATGCTTTGACCACTTGGAATCGATGGACGAACTCTCGCTATTGCTGCAGGCAGCTAATGCGGGCGCGCTTGTGTTCGCGGTGACGAACGGCAACAACATCCACGCATTGCTCTCGCGCCTGTTGGCGTCCGTTCCCGACGCCAACCGTTCGGCCTTTGCGAATTCGCTTGCCGAACAGCTCAAAGGTGTTATTGTGCAGCACTTGATCCCGGTGGTGCAAAATCAGGGACTGGTGCTCGCTGCCGAGGCCATGCGTATTTCCTCGACTGTTGCGAACATGATTCGCAAGTGTGACCTCTCGCAGGTCGCCGCTGCCATCAGCAGCCAAAAGGATCAGGGCATTACGCTTGACGATTCCTTGCAAAAGTGCTTGGAGTCGGGTTACATTGAAGGTTCCGAAGCTTGGAAGCGCGCTTATGACAGCCGTCGCTTTGCGGCTTATCGCCCCACAGGTAAGGAGGCTTAA
- a CDS encoding ATPase, T2SS/T4P/T4SS family: MATEIESLLDYVMNIGGSELIVAEGAPSAVRLAGKVCRIPDAPAVGFGALREFLGSVEGESGSLIGGPWAGTKWRVRYFREALGNSAVFRPLMAECPNFADLGAPQTMANLLGMSSGLVVFAGPACSGKTMTATSYVNALCESRMMRACFLDTAKEFPIRTGESLVFENSNGSVAEKMLQALRCGCDLFWMGDFNSENLIPMLRAAESGALVVCTVTAGNSVGVLDALLSAVAPEDRNLARTMLTAALKTIVVQRLLQGAGENAGAVPAWEILYNTQNAALFIRSGDFFKLPSVIAASASEGMLLMDDCLAELVRAGYVTREEAGRYASNTARLG; this comes from the coding sequence ATGGCTACAGAAATTGAATCCCTGTTGGATTACGTGATGAACATTGGCGGTAGCGAACTGATTGTTGCCGAAGGCGCCCCTTCTGCGGTTCGTTTGGCTGGCAAGGTCTGCCGTATTCCCGACGCTCCGGCGGTGGGGTTTGGTGCCCTTCGCGAATTTTTGGGTTCCGTTGAAGGCGAATCCGGCTCGCTGATTGGCGGCCCATGGGCTGGCACCAAGTGGCGCGTGCGTTATTTCCGTGAAGCGCTCGGTAACTCGGCAGTGTTCCGCCCGCTCATGGCCGAGTGCCCCAACTTTGCGGACTTGGGTGCCCCGCAGACCATGGCGAACTTGCTCGGCATGAGTTCTGGCCTGGTAGTGTTCGCCGGTCCCGCCTGCTCTGGCAAAACCATGACGGCAACCTCCTATGTGAACGCTCTTTGCGAATCCCGCATGATGCGTGCCTGCTTTTTGGATACGGCGAAGGAATTCCCCATTCGCACGGGCGAAAGTCTGGTGTTCGAGAACTCGAACGGTTCCGTTGCCGAAAAAATGTTGCAGGCACTCCGTTGCGGTTGCGATCTCTTTTGGATGGGCGACTTCAACAGCGAAAACCTGATTCCCATGCTCCGTGCGGCCGAGTCGGGCGCTCTGGTGGTTTGCACCGTGACCGCGGGCAACTCCGTTGGCGTCCTTGACGCCTTGCTCTCGGCAGTGGCGCCCGAAGACCGCAACTTGGCACGCACTATGCTCACGGCGGCATTAAAGACCATTGTGGTCCAGCGCTTGTTGCAGGGTGCCGGCGAAAACGCAGGTGCGGTTCCCGCCTGGGAAATCCTTTACAACACGCAGAATGCGGCTTTGTTTATCCGTAGTGGCGACTTCTTCAAGTTGCCTTCTGTAATTGCGGCGTCCGCCTCGGAGGGCATGCTCCTGATGGACGACTGTTTGGCTGAACTCGTTCGTGCGGGTTACGTGACTCGCGAAGAAGCAGGTAGGTATGCTTCTAATACGGCACGCCTTGGCTAA
- a CDS encoding patatin-like phospholipase family protein — translation MLLIRHALAKLFSAKTAAALAVAFSLVSAQNASVAPNATPPDSSLLLLQSLSAAPDSAAPAAQQPSTTAPQQPSATAAQQPSPPPQPASASALKSVLYLGGGEHSPWFHLGVLYAIESYSIPVDSIVGTSWGAYIGFLWAKGLPLDDIQRILLDSYVIEYVGHNEFDDLYKTKERVFDFPVSVNGLPSLRHRFTVAADTNGTLRRNVKPLEPDSALIRRSLAKLRLQESLYRQPAGFIIPFNVKDCDGRLSNSADDVFKTIPLKENGASTELCPYSAVPAEDNMAEFPMISVAAPITQNASNSPWNSPWQKALADRELQNLGTQPGVIIRAHTVLDTARKTWIQAGFSAMERRLSEAARLFPRKVDYAAKKRTSMPWFKFNPVLDSLSAEQQSPVKTYWNPQDTGMLAPENFANALMAEPAYDSVEFQMLPTGDLWVNASVHPTFDVFAGGFGSNALGPNAYAGVSMAYVDQMEIEATLSGFWGGETYGFTPRIMISRLWNKHWSFLFGYDLMHLQPLKSYAGNVDLAWRILSEERSDLHMTVDYQMTDLQKVSLDFMFGNRTYELNPTTYTKHKVNTYPVSPSVRYELRSGENDSWFAAEGFAVTGELGLQSIGLDLDMYDGIPIYWRSSVEARYSHSPTDFFTFNVAAAGGLNIYHEEGHGYVYPDTFEIKALDNTFRQRIRATPWSTEWYNPDLASHHYGLLRANAGVHYGVVGAWLFGAYVRDFEENESAKLGADKFIFEPALRFAYKSITAYAGLTRTVDSDTFDDLSKFKNYRYFIRIGNYEF, via the coding sequence ATGCTTCTAATACGGCACGCCTTGGCTAAACTTTTTAGTGCGAAAACGGCTGCTGCTTTGGCGGTGGCGTTTTCGCTAGTGTCTGCGCAAAATGCGTCGGTCGCGCCCAATGCGACGCCTCCCGACTCGTCGCTCCTTTTGCTGCAATCGCTTTCGGCGGCTCCGGATTCGGCGGCGCCTGCGGCTCAACAGCCATCAACAACGGCTCCTCAACAACCTTCAGCAACGGCGGCTCAACAGCCCTCTCCGCCGCCGCAGCCTGCAAGCGCTTCGGCATTAAAATCAGTTCTTTACCTGGGTGGCGGGGAGCATTCGCCGTGGTTCCACCTGGGCGTGCTCTACGCTATCGAAAGCTATTCCATCCCGGTCGATTCCATTGTGGGCACTTCGTGGGGAGCCTACATCGGTTTCCTTTGGGCAAAGGGCCTCCCGCTCGACGACATCCAGCGTATTTTGCTGGATTCGTACGTAATCGAGTACGTGGGCCACAATGAGTTTGACGACCTTTACAAAACAAAGGAACGTGTGTTCGATTTCCCGGTATCTGTCAACGGACTGCCGAGTCTGCGCCACCGCTTTACGGTTGCGGCAGATACCAATGGAACGCTCCGCCGCAATGTGAAACCGCTTGAGCCCGATTCTGCGCTCATCCGGCGGTCCTTGGCTAAGCTCCGCTTGCAGGAATCTCTCTACCGCCAGCCGGCGGGGTTCATCATTCCGTTCAATGTTAAGGATTGTGACGGTCGGCTCTCCAATTCGGCAGATGATGTTTTCAAGACGATTCCATTAAAAGAAAACGGAGCGTCTACAGAACTTTGCCCTTACAGCGCGGTCCCTGCCGAAGACAACATGGCTGAATTCCCGATGATCTCGGTGGCGGCACCCATTACGCAGAACGCGTCCAACTCTCCATGGAATTCTCCATGGCAAAAGGCTTTGGCTGACCGTGAACTGCAAAACTTGGGCACGCAGCCGGGAGTGATTATCCGTGCGCACACGGTATTGGATACCGCCCGCAAAACATGGATCCAAGCGGGATTCTCTGCCATGGAACGCCGTTTGAGTGAGGCCGCCCGCTTGTTCCCGCGCAAGGTGGACTACGCAGCAAAAAAGAGAACGTCCATGCCCTGGTTCAAGTTTAATCCTGTGCTAGATAGTTTGTCTGCAGAGCAACAGTCTCCCGTAAAAACATACTGGAACCCGCAAGACACGGGAATGCTTGCTCCAGAGAATTTTGCAAACGCCTTGATGGCTGAACCCGCCTACGATTCTGTGGAATTCCAGATGCTACCTACGGGCGACTTGTGGGTGAACGCTTCGGTCCACCCGACGTTCGATGTTTTTGCCGGTGGATTTGGCTCAAACGCTCTTGGTCCCAACGCCTATGCGGGAGTCTCCATGGCCTATGTCGACCAAATGGAAATTGAAGCAACCCTCTCGGGATTTTGGGGCGGAGAAACATACGGGTTTACGCCGCGCATAATGATCTCTCGCCTGTGGAACAAACATTGGTCCTTCCTTTTTGGCTACGACCTAATGCATTTGCAACCGTTAAAATCCTATGCAGGCAACGTCGATTTGGCATGGCGGATTCTTTCGGAAGAACGCAGCGACCTTCACATGACTGTCGATTACCAAATGACCGATTTGCAAAAGGTCTCGCTCGACTTTATGTTTGGCAACCGCACATACGAACTGAATCCGACGACCTACACAAAGCATAAGGTTAACACCTACCCGGTGTCGCCTAGCGTCCGATATGAACTGCGCTCTGGCGAAAACGACAGTTGGTTTGCCGCCGAGGGGTTTGCCGTGACGGGTGAACTTGGGTTGCAGTCGATAGGTTTGGATCTCGACATGTACGATGGCATTCCCATTTACTGGCGGTCCAGCGTCGAGGCTCGCTATTCCCATTCGCCCACGGACTTCTTTACGTTCAACGTGGCTGCCGCGGGTGGATTGAACATTTACCATGAAGAAGGCCACGGCTACGTTTACCCGGACACGTTTGAAATCAAGGCGCTAGACAACACGTTCCGTCAGCGTATTCGCGCTACGCCGTGGAGCACGGAGTGGTACAATCCCGACCTGGCTTCGCACCATTACGGCTTGCTCCGCGCCAATGCAGGTGTGCACTATGGCGTTGTGGGCGCTTGGCTCTTTGGAGCCTATGTGCGTGACTTCGAAGAAAACGAGTCGGCAAAGCTCGGTGCCGACAAGTTCATTTTTGAACCAGCCCTCCGTTTTGCGTACAAGTCCATCACGGCCTATGCGGGCTTGACTCGTACGGTGGATTCCGATACGTTTGACGACTTGAGCAAGTTTAAGAATTACCGTTACTTTATCCGTATCGGCAACTACGAGTTCTGA
- the mltG gene encoding endolytic transglycosylase MltG, translating into MKKIFAIFIVLVVLISFFCVFQAKKRINAPSVNSETVLLEVPKGSSAAKVSQILQEKGVWTDDLAFKLWCKLNPPSLKAGWFEIPPHQKLESIIGIIESGKNAVRKVTIPEGRASWEIPAYLKKAFPSLDEDRWNKLVQDPKFTASLGVDAKSLEGYLLPDTYPFPIDANEETILKQMVAANLKLRDELQEMPGESMWKTLGNWHRVLTLASVVEEETGKADERPLISGVFHNRLRIGMPLGADPTVRFIFRNLTGPIYKSQLNSDSPYNTRKFKGLMPGPISNPGRKAIEAALHPAETKALYFVAKDDGSGTHFFSSTLTDHNKYKDVAAKNRGE; encoded by the coding sequence ATGAAGAAGATTTTTGCGATTTTTATTGTTTTGGTGGTTCTAATTTCGTTTTTTTGCGTTTTTCAGGCAAAAAAACGCATAAATGCGCCCTCCGTCAACTCCGAAACCGTTCTTTTGGAGGTTCCTAAGGGGAGTTCTGCCGCCAAAGTATCTCAAATTTTACAGGAAAAGGGAGTCTGGACCGACGACCTCGCCTTCAAACTGTGGTGCAAGCTCAACCCGCCCTCGCTCAAGGCAGGCTGGTTCGAAATACCGCCCCACCAAAAACTGGAAAGCATCATCGGCATCATCGAGAGCGGCAAGAACGCCGTACGCAAGGTGACCATCCCCGAGGGTCGGGCCTCGTGGGAAATTCCCGCCTACCTCAAAAAGGCGTTTCCAAGCCTGGACGAAGACCGCTGGAACAAACTCGTCCAGGACCCGAAGTTCACCGCCTCCCTCGGGGTCGACGCGAAGTCGCTCGAGGGCTACCTCCTCCCCGACACCTACCCCTTCCCCATTGACGCCAACGAAGAGACCATCCTCAAGCAGATGGTGGCTGCTAACCTGAAACTCCGCGACGAACTGCAGGAAATGCCCGGCGAGTCGATGTGGAAAACCTTGGGCAACTGGCACCGCGTGTTGACCCTCGCAAGCGTCGTCGAAGAAGAGACCGGCAAGGCAGACGAGCGCCCGCTGATCTCGGGCGTGTTCCACAACCGTCTGCGCATTGGCATGCCGCTGGGGGCGGACCCCACGGTGAGGTTCATCTTCAGGAACTTGACCGGACCCATCTACAAGAGCCAGTTGAACAGCGACAGCCCGTACAACACCCGCAAGTTCAAGGGACTGATGCCCGGCCCCATCTCGAACCCGGGCCGCAAGGCCATTGAGGCTGCGCTGCACCCCGCCGAGACCAAGGCGCTGTATTTTGTGGCAAAGGACGACGGGTCGGGGACGCACTTCTTTAGCAGCACGCTTACTGACCACAACAAGTACAAGGATGTCGCCGCCAAGAATCGCGGCGAATAG